A part of Paenibacillus donghaensis genomic DNA contains:
- the pstA gene encoding phosphate ABC transporter permease PstA produces the protein MKPRTVDKIATSLIVFFALIIVAILVGLLGYIMFRGLSHISWDFLTSAPQKIRAGGGVGPQLFNSIFLLVLTLIITVPLGLGAGIFMAEYARPGKLTGFIRLIVEVLSSFPSIVVGLFGLLLIVNYFNLGFSLISGALALTVFNLPLMVRITEQAFRSVPKQQKEAGFALGLSKWKIVTSVLLPVALPTIITGTILSAGRVFGEAAALMFTAGMSSPRLDFTNWNPLSPSSPLNPFRPAETLAVHIWKVNSEGLAPDAAQIAAGASAVLVITVLIFNLAARFFGRLIYRKLTASKTMN, from the coding sequence TTGAAGCCGAGAACTGTAGATAAAATTGCCACCAGCCTGATCGTCTTCTTCGCCTTAATTATTGTTGCGATTCTCGTAGGACTACTGGGGTACATTATGTTCCGTGGATTAAGCCATATCAGCTGGGATTTCCTGACCTCCGCGCCGCAGAAGATCCGTGCCGGGGGCGGGGTAGGCCCACAGTTGTTCAACTCGATCTTCCTGCTTGTGCTGACGCTGATCATAACAGTGCCACTTGGTCTGGGAGCCGGTATTTTTATGGCTGAATATGCCCGTCCCGGCAAGCTGACCGGCTTCATCCGCCTGATCGTGGAAGTGTTGTCTTCCTTCCCTTCCATCGTAGTGGGTCTGTTCGGACTCCTGCTGATTGTGAATTACTTTAACCTGGGCTTCTCGCTTATATCCGGCGCGCTGGCCTTGACGGTCTTCAACCTTCCGCTGATGGTGCGGATTACCGAGCAGGCCTTCCGCAGTGTGCCGAAGCAGCAGAAGGAGGCAGGGTTCGCGCTTGGCTTGTCCAAGTGGAAAATCGTAACCTCTGTGCTGCTGCCGGTCGCCTTGCCTACGATCATCACCGGTACGATTCTGTCGGCGGGCCGCGTGTTCGGGGAAGCCGCCGCGCTGATGTTCACCGCCGGCATGAGCAGCCCGCGCCTGGATTTCACCAACTGGAATCCGCTCAGCCCGTCTTCACCGCTGAACCCGTTCCGTCCGGCCGAGACGCTGGCCGTGCATATTTGGAAGGTCAACAGTGAAGGGCTTGCCCCGGACGCAGCCCAGATTGCTGCAGGCGCATCCGCTGTGCTCGTAATTACGGTGTTGATCTTCAACCTGGCGGCACGCTTCTTCGGAAGACTGATCTACCGCAAGCTTACAGCATCCAAAACAATGAACTAA
- a CDS encoding phosphate ABC transporter substrate-binding protein, which translates to MQFKKSWVMTLALTSVLALSACGNNNGTNNAATNNGGTNAGATNAPTETTAPAAISGSILASGSTALQPLVEMAAEKFMEANADVDIQVQGGGSGTGLTQVAEKQVDIGNSDVFAEEKLKDADAEKAKALVDHQVAVVAIAAVSNPDAGVDGLTKQQLVDIFTGKVKNWSEVGGADQKIQIINRPGSSGTRATFESFALGQKTEDQGGSIQEDSSGTVKKLVGETPGAIGYLALSYLDDSIKVLTYDGVEPSVDNVIAGKYPVWAYEHMYTNGEPTEVVKAFLDFMMTEEVQTGEVVELGYIPASQMQVARDVEGNVTTK; encoded by the coding sequence ATGCAATTCAAAAAATCTTGGGTCATGACTTTGGCTTTAACCAGCGTACTGGCACTTTCAGCCTGCGGCAACAATAACGGTACAAATAATGCGGCAACCAATAACGGAGGAACAAACGCAGGGGCAACCAACGCTCCTACGGAGACAACCGCTCCAGCAGCAATAAGTGGTTCGATTCTGGCTTCCGGCTCCACAGCACTTCAGCCTCTGGTAGAAATGGCAGCTGAGAAATTCATGGAAGCTAACGCAGACGTGGACATTCAGGTTCAGGGCGGCGGAAGTGGCACAGGTCTTACCCAGGTAGCTGAGAAGCAGGTTGATATTGGGAACTCGGACGTGTTCGCTGAAGAGAAGCTGAAGGATGCCGATGCTGAGAAAGCCAAAGCACTGGTGGACCACCAGGTGGCAGTAGTAGCAATCGCAGCAGTATCCAACCCTGACGCAGGTGTAGATGGCCTGACGAAACAGCAGCTGGTTGATATCTTCACTGGCAAAGTAAAGAACTGGAGCGAGGTTGGCGGTGCTGACCAGAAGATCCAGATCATCAACCGTCCGGGCAGCTCCGGCACACGCGCAACCTTCGAGAGCTTCGCGCTTGGACAGAAGACAGAGGACCAGGGAGGTTCCATTCAAGAGGATTCCTCCGGTACTGTTAAGAAGCTGGTTGGCGAAACACCGGGAGCTATCGGTTACCTGGCTCTGTCCTACCTTGATGATTCTATAAAAGTTCTTACTTATGACGGTGTTGAGCCTTCCGTTGACAACGTAATTGCTGGTAAATATCCGGTATGGGCTTATGAGCACATGTACACTAACGGTGAGCCAACTGAAGTTGTAAAAGCATTCCTGGACTTCATGATGACTGAAGAAGTGCAAACTGGTGAGGTTGTAGAGCTTGGTTATATCCCGGCTTCGCAGATGCAGGTTGCCCGTGATGTGGAAGGCAATGTTACAACGAAATAA
- the pstB gene encoding phosphate ABC transporter ATP-binding protein PstB, with product MGAATIAQPMATPVDEAFQTEDLSIFYGTYEAVKGISLPFAQNTVTALIGPSGCGKSTFLRSLNRMNDEISGSTTKGSIWIDGIDINAPGTDVIKLRQKIGMVWQKPNPFYKSIYDNIAFGPKYHGIKGKKALDEIVESSLRRAALWDEVKDRLKDSALALSGGQQQRLCIARALSVNPQILLLDEPASALDPVSTGKVEELIKELKEELRIVIVTHNMQQAARISDYTAYFYLGSLVEYDKTDKVFTNPDNQMTQEYIMGRFG from the coding sequence ATGGGAGCAGCAACAATAGCACAACCAATGGCAACACCGGTCGATGAAGCCTTTCAGACCGAGGACTTAAGTATTTTTTACGGAACCTATGAGGCGGTTAAGGGAATCAGCCTGCCTTTTGCCCAGAACACAGTAACTGCGCTGATTGGTCCTTCAGGCTGCGGGAAGTCGACCTTCCTGCGCTCGCTGAACCGGATGAATGATGAAATCTCCGGCTCCACCACCAAAGGCAGCATCTGGATTGACGGGATAGACATCAATGCCCCCGGCACGGACGTAATCAAGCTGCGGCAAAAAATCGGCATGGTGTGGCAGAAGCCCAACCCTTTTTACAAATCGATCTACGACAATATTGCCTTCGGTCCGAAATATCACGGGATTAAAGGCAAAAAGGCGCTCGATGAAATCGTCGAAAGCAGTCTGCGCCGCGCCGCATTGTGGGATGAGGTCAAGGACAGGCTGAAGGACTCCGCCCTGGCACTCTCCGGCGGCCAGCAGCAGCGACTGTGCATCGCCAGAGCGTTGTCGGTTAATCCGCAGATCCTGCTGCTCGATGAGCCGGCATCTGCACTCGACCCGGTATCCACAGGCAAAGTGGAGGAGCTGATTAAGGAGCTGAAAGAAGAGCTGCGCATCGTGATTGTAACCCATAACATGCAGCAGGCAGCACGGATTTCCGATTACACGGCTTACTTTTACCTGGGATCACTGGTGGAATACGACAAGACGGACAAGGTGTTCACCAACCCGGACAATCAAATGACTCAGGAATACATCATGGGCCGTTTCGGCTGA
- a CDS encoding aminopeptidase produces the protein MLSFSQKLENYALLAVKIGVNIQPGQTLVVNADIASAELVRLVVRKAYESGAKLIKVNYADEITTRIRYDLAPSESFLEAPKHHAEEMEELARDGAAFLSIVSANPGLLSGVDPQRITDNQRTTRQALAPYRELLMGNHASWSLIGFASPVWAATVFPEAPAEDQVQLLWDAIFKAVRADQPDPVAAWEKHLGGLKERCAVLNAKKYRKLHYTAAGTDLTIELPEGHIWCQAGAVNGRGVSFLANLPTEEVFTAPLKSGVNGKVSSTKPLSYGGKVIDNFTLTLENGKITEYTAETGRDTLASLLAIDEGSAYLGEVALVPHHSPISESGILYYNTLYDENASSHLAIGAAYAFTLQEGVSMTKEQLAAYGMNQSLSHVDFMMGSADMNIDGITDEGTAEPIFRNGNWARG, from the coding sequence ATGCTGAGTTTTAGTCAAAAGCTGGAGAATTATGCACTGCTGGCCGTCAAGATTGGAGTCAATATCCAGCCTGGCCAGACCTTGGTCGTGAACGCGGATATCGCTTCCGCCGAGCTGGTGCGCCTTGTGGTGCGCAAAGCGTATGAGTCAGGCGCCAAGCTTATTAAAGTGAATTACGCCGATGAGATCACTACCCGCATCCGTTATGATCTGGCACCTTCGGAGTCGTTCCTGGAGGCTCCGAAACACCATGCTGAGGAGATGGAGGAGCTGGCGCGCGACGGTGCGGCATTCCTGTCGATAGTATCGGCCAATCCCGGCCTGCTGAGCGGGGTTGATCCGCAGCGGATTACGGACAATCAGCGCACCACCAGACAGGCGCTGGCCCCTTACCGGGAGCTGCTGATGGGCAATCATGCCAGCTGGAGCCTGATTGGCTTCGCTTCTCCGGTGTGGGCCGCCACAGTATTTCCAGAGGCTCCGGCAGAAGACCAGGTCCAACTGCTGTGGGACGCGATCTTCAAGGCGGTCCGTGCTGATCAGCCGGACCCTGTCGCCGCCTGGGAGAAACACCTCGGCGGCCTCAAAGAGCGCTGCGCGGTGCTGAATGCGAAGAAATACCGCAAGCTGCACTATACCGCAGCTGGAACGGACCTGACGATTGAACTGCCCGAAGGGCACATCTGGTGTCAGGCCGGAGCCGTGAACGGACGCGGCGTGTCTTTCCTGGCCAATCTTCCTACAGAGGAAGTATTCACGGCACCGCTGAAGAGCGGCGTGAACGGCAAGGTAAGCAGCACCAAGCCGCTTAGCTACGGCGGCAAAGTGATCGACAACTTCACCCTGACGCTGGAGAACGGCAAGATCACCGAATATACCGCCGAGACCGGCCGGGATACACTGGCCTCGCTGTTGGCGATCGATGAAGGCTCTGCTTACCTGGGCGAAGTGGCTCTGGTGCCGCATCATTCCCCGATCTCCGAGAGCGGCATTCTTTATTACAATACATTGTATGACGAGAATGCCTCCAGCCATCTGGCGATTGGCGCCGCTTATGCCTTTACGCTGCAGGAAGGCGTCTCCATGACCAAGGAGCAGTTGGCAGCTTACGGCATGAACCAGAGTCTGAGCCATGTCGACTTCATGATGGGATCTGCCGATATGAACATCGACGGTATTACCGATGAAGGAACGGCCGAGCCCATTTTCCGTAACGGGAACTGGGCGAGAGGTTAA
- a CDS encoding helix-turn-helix transcriptional regulator yields MGENKNVRLKLARIQKDLSQEQLAEAVGVTRQTIGLIEAGKYNPTIRLCNAICKVLETTLNDIFGEE; encoded by the coding sequence GTGGGGGAGAACAAGAATGTCAGGCTGAAGCTGGCCCGGATTCAAAAGGACCTGTCCCAGGAGCAGCTGGCAGAAGCGGTAGGTGTCACCAGACAGACCATCGGGCTGATTGAAGCGGGGAAATATAATCCAACCATCCGGCTGTGCAACGCGATCTGCAAAGTGCTGGAGACGACATTAAATGATATTTTTGGGGAGGAATAA
- a CDS encoding AlkZ-related protein, with product MDHLDIPEVVTTYEEAAEVVARMGMLPLAPLIPQHPSLNGLTKPENWHTGTELDPWSWRARFPGDGLAGYGKFMKKKALLVSKAWFPAYVAAAGSLRSLEERYDSGLCSKEALILLQIIRANEGIETRRLRTEAGMKAPEQKRSFDNAVIELQGSLDIVISGVKQRVNELGEASGWNSTSFETTGHWMEASGISPFAGERGEAITWLHEQMAAAGWSPAAAAWIDKALSW from the coding sequence GTGGACCATTTAGACATTCCTGAGGTTGTCACAACTTACGAAGAAGCGGCAGAGGTAGTTGCGCGTATGGGTATGCTGCCGCTGGCGCCGCTGATCCCGCAACATCCTTCCCTGAACGGACTGACGAAACCCGAGAACTGGCACACGGGCACCGAATTGGACCCTTGGTCCTGGCGGGCGAGATTTCCGGGAGACGGCTTGGCCGGGTATGGCAAGTTTATGAAGAAAAAAGCCCTATTGGTATCGAAGGCTTGGTTTCCGGCTTATGTAGCTGCAGCAGGCAGTCTGCGATCGTTGGAGGAACGTTATGACAGCGGTCTGTGCAGTAAGGAAGCGCTGATTCTACTGCAGATCATCCGTGCCAATGAGGGGATTGAAACCCGCAGACTGCGGACGGAAGCCGGTATGAAAGCACCGGAGCAGAAGAGAAGCTTCGATAATGCGGTCATAGAGCTTCAAGGCTCCCTGGACATTGTGATTAGCGGAGTCAAGCAGCGGGTGAATGAGCTGGGTGAGGCTAGTGGCTGGAACAGCACCTCCTTTGAGACCACCGGTCACTGGATGGAAGCAAGCGGGATTTCGCCGTTTGCAGGCGAGCGGGGAGAGGCAATTACCTGGCTGCATGAGCAGATGGCTGCTGCGGGCTGGTCACCGGCTGCGGCAGCGTGGATCGACAAAGCGTTGTCGTGGTAA
- the pstC gene encoding phosphate ABC transporter permease subunit PstC: MRVKPKKSRIEKHHIEDFIGRSYMSFCVLLLIVIIISMVYFVASKGLSTFFSGNVSVADFLFGRKWAPEADTPLYGALPFISGSFLVTLLAALIASPLSICAALFMTEIVPGWGKKLLQPVIELLAGIPSVVYGFIGLSVIVPFLRNTLPGQGIGVAAGALVLSVMILPTITSVAADALASLPQNLKESSFALGATRWQTISRVIIPTTFPAIMTGIVLGMARAFGEALAVQMVIGNAPFVPKSLFESASTLTSVITLSMGNTTMNSPHNNALWSMALVLMVMTFVFVFLVRLLERRNKI, translated from the coding sequence TTGAGGGTGAAACCAAAGAAATCGCGGATTGAAAAACATCATATTGAGGATTTCATAGGACGTTCTTATATGTCCTTTTGTGTATTGCTATTGATCGTAATTATTATATCGATGGTTTATTTTGTAGCTTCTAAGGGGCTGTCAACCTTCTTCAGCGGCAATGTCAGCGTGGCTGACTTCTTATTCGGCCGTAAATGGGCGCCTGAAGCAGATACACCCTTATACGGTGCCTTGCCGTTTATCTCGGGTTCCTTCCTGGTAACCCTGCTGGCCGCACTCATCGCGAGTCCGCTTAGTATTTGCGCCGCATTGTTCATGACCGAGATCGTTCCTGGTTGGGGCAAAAAACTGCTGCAGCCGGTCATTGAATTGCTCGCAGGAATTCCTTCTGTAGTCTACGGATTCATCGGACTCAGTGTCATTGTGCCGTTCCTGCGGAACACCCTGCCTGGACAGGGGATCGGGGTAGCTGCAGGCGCGCTTGTGCTGTCGGTTATGATCCTGCCGACCATTACAAGCGTGGCTGCAGACGCATTGGCTTCATTGCCGCAAAACCTTAAAGAATCTTCCTTTGCGCTTGGTGCCACCCGGTGGCAGACGATTTCCCGTGTCATTATTCCAACGACATTCCCGGCGATTATGACCGGGATTGTGCTGGGGATGGCGCGTGCCTTCGGTGAAGCGCTGGCGGTGCAGATGGTTATCGGTAACGCACCGTTCGTGCCGAAGTCGCTGTTCGAATCGGCTTCTACCTTAACAAGTGTAATCACGCTCAGCATGGGTAACACGACTATGAATTCACCGCATAACAATGCGCTGTGGAGCATGGCGCTGGTCCTGATGGTGATGACCTTCGTATTCGTCTTCCTCGTGAGATTGCTTGAAAGGAGAAATAAAATTTGA
- a CDS encoding proline--tRNA ligase — MRQRDLLTTTLRETSADAETINHQLLLRAGYIRQLAAGIYTYLPLGRRVLRKIEEIVRKEMDAAGAQEILMPSMQPTELWKESERYDVYGQELMKLQDRHKREFVLGPTHEEVVTTLVRGEISSYKRLPVTLYQIQTKFRDERRPRSGLLRGREFLMKDAYSFDTDWEGLDDSYVKMFSAYQRIFARCGLDYRAVHADSGAIGGEGGSHEFMALSDIGEDTIAVCSHCDYAANLEQAEVRTHAADANSDLLEIPTYEKFHTPDTIDELVKGLNILPEHIIKTLIYADEGQLFAVLVRGDHEVNEIKLGQFLGTSDLALADYQTVQDVTGVEIGFVGPTELLLPLYVDTAVAAMSQGVSGAGEKDYHLRNVVPGRDFSLERIGDFRNAVEGDSCPSCGEGVLHLHKGIEIGHVFKLGRRYSDKLGASFLDAAGNKKSIIMGCYGIGISRLMAAVAEQNYDEEGLVWPASLAPYAVHILLMSVKDKEQVALAEALYKQLTQLGVQTLLDDRDERAGVKFKDSGLIGIPVSLIVGKDAAMQKVQYMSRLTNTKEVLDISEAIMRITTS; from the coding sequence ATGCGCCAAAGAGATCTTTTAACAACTACACTTCGAGAGACATCTGCAGATGCAGAAACGATTAATCATCAGCTGTTGCTGCGAGCAGGATATATTCGTCAGCTGGCGGCGGGAATTTACACCTATCTGCCCCTCGGACGTCGTGTGTTACGAAAGATTGAAGAGATTGTACGTAAGGAAATGGATGCTGCGGGTGCGCAAGAGATACTTATGCCTTCGATGCAGCCTACGGAGTTATGGAAAGAGTCGGAAAGATATGATGTGTATGGGCAAGAGCTCATGAAGCTTCAAGACCGCCATAAGCGCGAATTTGTGCTTGGACCTACACATGAAGAGGTTGTGACAACGTTAGTTCGGGGAGAAATCAGCTCCTACAAGAGGTTGCCAGTCACACTGTATCAAATTCAGACCAAATTCCGCGATGAACGCCGGCCGCGTTCAGGATTATTACGAGGTAGAGAGTTTTTGATGAAAGATGCCTATTCGTTTGACACGGACTGGGAAGGATTAGATGATTCCTATGTGAAAATGTTTAGTGCCTACCAAAGGATCTTCGCACGCTGTGGTCTAGATTATCGAGCAGTTCATGCGGATTCTGGTGCTATAGGAGGCGAGGGGGGGAGTCATGAATTTATGGCTCTTTCAGACATCGGAGAAGATACGATTGCCGTCTGTTCCCATTGTGATTATGCAGCCAACCTGGAGCAGGCAGAGGTTCGTACTCATGCTGCAGATGCTAATTCAGACTTACTGGAGATTCCAACCTATGAAAAATTCCACACTCCCGATACAATAGATGAGTTGGTGAAGGGGCTGAATATTCTTCCGGAGCACATCATCAAGACATTAATTTATGCAGATGAGGGTCAATTGTTCGCAGTGCTTGTGCGGGGTGACCATGAAGTAAACGAAATTAAACTGGGACAATTTTTAGGCACAAGTGATCTAGCCTTAGCGGATTATCAAACCGTACAGGATGTTACAGGAGTTGAGATTGGCTTTGTTGGTCCTACCGAATTGCTGCTGCCTTTATATGTGGATACAGCTGTGGCTGCAATGTCTCAAGGGGTATCAGGAGCCGGGGAGAAGGATTACCATTTAAGGAATGTGGTTCCAGGTCGTGATTTCTCCTTAGAGCGCATAGGCGATTTTCGTAATGCCGTCGAAGGTGACAGTTGTCCATCCTGTGGGGAAGGGGTGCTTCACCTCCATAAAGGAATCGAAATTGGGCATGTATTTAAGTTAGGAAGAAGGTACAGCGATAAGCTTGGTGCTTCATTTCTAGATGCTGCTGGTAACAAAAAATCGATAATTATGGGTTGTTACGGCATCGGTATTTCTCGTTTGATGGCCGCAGTTGCAGAACAGAACTATGATGAAGAGGGACTTGTCTGGCCAGCGTCGTTGGCTCCTTACGCTGTTCATATCCTACTGATGTCTGTCAAAGATAAGGAGCAAGTAGCTTTAGCTGAGGCCTTGTATAAACAACTTACACAATTAGGTGTGCAGACCCTTTTAGATGACAGGGACGAGCGGGCGGGAGTCAAATTTAAGGATTCTGGGCTGATAGGTATTCCCGTATCCCTGATAGTAGGCAAAGATGCTGCAATGCAAAAGGTTCAGTATATGAGTCGACTGACAAATACTAAAGAGGTCCTAGACATCTCTGAGGCTATAATGAGGATTACTACTTCCTAA
- a CDS encoding DUF6773 family protein yields MLKQRQGKVKDERIMAEVNRFSAHGFAIVMVGLLVSLVVKIWILELDVSAYLDTFLILMAACLYVTVRNIRAGMFLLPDKPSEVKKLKSANLMGSALSAVIYTVLMFVYDLRGSGEVELWKEVSGALIGGVIFFFGTLGLQWLMLKWSNKNAEKELE; encoded by the coding sequence TTGTTGAAGCAGCGACAGGGGAAAGTAAAGGATGAACGGATTATGGCGGAGGTGAACCGCTTCAGCGCGCATGGATTTGCGATTGTTATGGTTGGCCTACTGGTGAGTCTGGTAGTGAAGATATGGATTCTTGAGCTGGATGTGAGTGCTTATCTGGATACGTTTCTGATCCTTATGGCGGCCTGCCTGTATGTGACGGTCCGCAATATCCGTGCAGGCATGTTCCTGCTGCCGGACAAGCCGTCTGAAGTGAAGAAGCTTAAGTCAGCCAATCTCATGGGCAGTGCTTTGTCGGCAGTGATCTATACCGTGCTGATGTTTGTATATGACCTGCGTGGGAGTGGTGAGGTGGAGCTATGGAAGGAAGTTTCGGGTGCCCTGATTGGAGGGGTGATCTTCTTCTTCGGTACACTTGGTCTGCAGTGGCTGATGCTGAAATGGTCCAATAAGAATGCGGAAAAAGAGCTGGAGTAA
- a CDS encoding TetR/AcrR family transcriptional regulator has product MSPRAGLDSQTLVMAAAEMADQQGIGEVTLAALAAKLGVRSPSLYNHINGLTGLRTLLAVYGLEQLSTAIATAAAGLEGDEAVHAMSRAYVDFARSRPGVYETTLRAPEPENQGLQAASEQILEQIIGVLRYYQLGAEGELHAVRGLRSILHGFASLEHQGGFGMPLDLGVSLTRLVDTFIRGIGCMKD; this is encoded by the coding sequence ATGTCACCAAGAGCCGGATTGGATTCACAGACGCTGGTAATGGCGGCCGCTGAAATGGCGGATCAGCAGGGGATCGGGGAAGTGACGCTGGCGGCGTTGGCGGCCAAGCTGGGCGTGCGTTCTCCTTCATTGTATAATCATATTAACGGTCTGACCGGCCTGCGTACACTGCTGGCCGTGTATGGACTGGAGCAGCTGAGTACGGCCATTGCTACGGCGGCTGCTGGACTGGAAGGCGACGAGGCGGTTCATGCGATGAGCCGCGCATACGTTGATTTCGCCAGAAGCCGTCCTGGCGTATATGAGACTACGCTGCGGGCACCGGAGCCGGAGAATCAAGGACTGCAGGCGGCGAGCGAGCAGATCCTGGAGCAGATCATCGGGGTGCTGCGTTACTATCAGCTGGGAGCCGAAGGCGAACTGCACGCAGTCAGAGGATTGCGCAGCATTCTGCACGGCTTCGCCTCCCTGGAGCATCAGGGAGGCTTCGGAATGCCGCTGGATCTGGGCGTCAGCTTGACGCGGCTGGTCGACACTTTTATCCGCGGAATCGGGTGCATGAAGGATTGA
- a CDS encoding MBL fold metallo-hydrolase: MRVTREGNLLQLTWLPGIFPVNCYLVEEQQELTLIDAAMPFSVKGILAEAAKLNKPITRIVLTHAHDDHVGALDELKKQLPNAKVYISERDSALLAGDRSLRAGEPRTPIKGSVPKKVTTRADVLLHEGDTIGSLRAISTPGHTPGSMSFLDQRSGAVIAGDAFQTFRRTVVAGTVVPWFPFPALATWNKQLALASARKLLQTEPALLAVGHGDLLISPAGKISQAIKRAEQLQKGRN; encoded by the coding sequence ATGAGAGTGACACGTGAAGGTAATTTGCTGCAGTTGACTTGGCTGCCCGGAATTTTTCCTGTGAATTGTTATCTGGTTGAAGAACAGCAGGAATTGACATTGATTGATGCGGCTATGCCGTTTAGTGTGAAGGGGATTCTTGCTGAAGCGGCGAAGTTAAATAAACCGATTACGAGGATTGTGCTGACCCATGCTCATGATGATCATGTGGGTGCGCTGGATGAATTGAAGAAACAGCTGCCTAACGCCAAGGTGTACATCTCGGAGCGGGACTCGGCGCTGCTGGCAGGCGACCGTTCCCTGCGAGCCGGTGAGCCGCGGACTCCCATTAAGGGCAGCGTGCCCAAGAAGGTGACTACACGTGCAGATGTGCTGCTGCATGAAGGTGACACTATCGGGTCTTTGCGGGCGATCAGCACCCCGGGGCATACACCAGGCTCGATGTCGTTTCTTGACCAGCGTAGCGGGGCTGTGATCGCCGGAGATGCTTTTCAGACCTTTCGGCGCACGGTAGTGGCGGGTACGGTTGTCCCTTGGTTTCCGTTCCCGGCGCTGGCAACCTGGAATAAACAGCTCGCTCTGGCGAGTGCACGGAAGCTGCTGCAGACAGAGCCAGCCTTGCTGGCGGTAGGGCACGGTGATCTGCTGATATCACCGGCAGGCAAGATCAGCCAGGCGATCAAGCGGGCGGAGCAGCTGCAGAAAGGAAGGAACTAA
- a CDS encoding LysR family transcriptional regulator: protein MNIMKLQIVVLLEKYKKVTDVAAELGLKQPTVSFHMKNLETELGASLFHYRSGRVLLTDAGRALHSYAVKIVALAADAQRSVKQLASSSTGHLELEAAYIPTTYILPKAVSAFMEQNPGIQFKLAVNSDVDVRERLRSREIQLAVLHSSSWNDESFHFRLIARDEPVLIFPPGHPLDVAEPLTPEQVAREPWIQQDSGSFLRHTSERWAELNHVRLWNRAELNSPGSVKRLIAAGGGAGVYSSAGIAAELALGQLKSAPLPGILPESGGFVLAWRKDYDLSPLQEAFAAMIAGGEPPAAGE from the coding sequence ATGAATATTATGAAGCTTCAAATTGTAGTTTTACTTGAAAAATACAAAAAGGTAACCGATGTAGCCGCCGAGCTTGGCCTTAAGCAGCCTACGGTGTCCTTTCATATGAAGAATCTGGAAACGGAGCTTGGCGCTTCGCTGTTTCATTACCGCAGCGGCCGGGTGCTCCTGACCGATGCTGGACGGGCGCTTCATTCCTACGCGGTTAAGATTGTAGCGCTCGCGGCGGATGCACAGCGCAGTGTGAAGCAGCTGGCTTCCTCTTCTACAGGCCATTTGGAGCTGGAAGCGGCTTATATCCCTACTACATATATTCTGCCAAAAGCGGTCTCCGCATTCATGGAACAGAATCCGGGGATTCAGTTCAAGCTGGCGGTGAACAGCGATGTTGATGTCCGGGAGCGGCTGCGCAGCCGTGAGATTCAGCTGGCCGTGCTGCACAGCAGCAGTTGGAACGATGAATCGTTTCACTTCCGGCTGATCGCCCGGGACGAGCCGGTGCTGATCTTCCCGCCGGGGCATCCGCTTGATGTAGCGGAGCCGCTGACCCCGGAGCAGGTGGCCCGGGAGCCGTGGATTCAGCAGGACAGCGGCTCCTTCCTGCGGCACACCTCCGAGCGCTGGGCGGAGCTGAACCATGTGCGGCTGTGGAACCGCGCCGAGCTGAATTCGCCCGGAAGCGTGAAGCGGCTGATTGCCGCTGGTGGCGGCGCGGGCGTGTATTCCAGCGCGGGGATTGCCGCCGAGCTGGCCCTCGGCCAGCTCAAATCCGCCCCGCTGCCGGGTATTCTCCCGGAGAGCGGCGGATTCGTGCTGGCTTGGCGAAAGGATTACGACCTTTCGCCGCTGCAGGAGGCTTTTGCCGCGATGATCGCGGGCGGGGAGCCGCCTGCTGCGGGCGAGTAA